The genomic interval GTTGGAGAATCCAGCTATCGACCCCATCAGGATTTATGGTCCTCTGATCACCCGCGCCTTGCGGAACTGGGGCAAACACACGCTGATCCTGGCACTCGATACCAGCGTCCTGTTCGAGAAATTCTGCTTGATCCGCGTCGCTGTCCTCTTTCGGGGACGAGCGGGACCGCTCGTCTCTCGTGTCATTGAACCTTCCAGCGCCCAAGTCAGCACTGCTCACTTGCTTTCCGTCCTAGCCAGGGTCAAAGGGTTGCTCGATTTCTTGCGGATCCGCGAGGTCCGCGTGCTGGCGGACCGAGGATTCTGCGACACGGACCTGATGGCCTGGCTACGGTTCTGCGACTGGCATTACCGGATCCGCATCAAATCCAACCTGATCCTGGCCTCGCCCGATGGGCATCGACTGTGCAAG from Deinococcus taeanensis carries:
- a CDS encoding transposase, whose protein sequence is MENPAIDPIRIYGPLITRALRNWGKHTLILALDTSVLFEKFCLIRVAVLFRGRAGPLVSRVIEPSSAQVSTAHLLSVLARVKGLLDFLRIREVRVLADRGFCDTDLMAWLRFCDWHYRIRIKSNLILASPDGHRLCKVGEVKLDPREVRCFHNVTLTGQHFGPVHVALGRPSDGPEQWQVVSDEPTSINTFDEYGERFQIEEGFLDDKSGLFGLEDSKLRDALCLERLTLVLAIATLLLVSVVGWNYARHH